In Sporosarcina psychrophila, a genomic segment contains:
- a CDS encoding ribosomal L7Ae/L30e/S12e/Gadd45 family protein, with amino-acid sequence MSYEKVEQAKKTIIGTKQAVKAIRAGIVIEIIIAQDAEERIIAPVMEEAKLRDIQVTYVDSRDKLGNACGIQVGAAVVAITD; translated from the coding sequence ATGTCTTATGAAAAAGTCGAGCAGGCAAAGAAGACAATCATTGGTACAAAGCAGGCAGTGAAAGCAATCCGTGCAGGGATAGTGATAGAGATTATTATTGCGCAGGATGCAGAAGAACGGATTATTGCTCCAGTAATGGAGGAAGCCAAACTTCGTGACATTCAAGTGACGTATGTTGATTCGAGAGATAAACTCGGAAATGCATGTGGCATTCAAGTCGGTGCAGCTGTGGTTGCGATTACTGATTAA
- the rplK gene encoding 50S ribosomal protein L11, with protein sequence MAKKVIKVVKLQIPAGKANPAPPVGPALGQAGVNIMGFCKEFNARTADQAGLIIPVEISVFEDRSFTFITKTPPAAVLLKVAANLTKGSGEPNKKKVATVKRDKVREIAEQKMEDLNAASVEAAMAMVEGTARSMGITIED encoded by the coding sequence GTGGCTAAAAAAGTCATTAAGGTTGTTAAATTGCAAATTCCTGCAGGGAAAGCGAATCCGGCTCCGCCAGTTGGACCGGCGTTAGGACAAGCAGGTGTGAACATCATGGGATTCTGTAAAGAATTCAATGCGCGTACTGCAGATCAAGCAGGTCTTATTATTCCTGTTGAAATCTCTGTATTCGAAGACCGTTCATTTACTTTTATTACAAAAACTCCACCGGCAGCAGTTTTGCTGAAGGTTGCAGCTAATCTTACAAAAGGTTCAGGTGAACCGAATAAAAAGAAAGTTGCTACTGTGAAACGTGATAAAGTTCGCGAAATAGCAGAACAAAAGATGGAAGATTTAAACGCGGCGTCAGTTGAAGCAGCGATGGCAATGGTTGAAGGTACTGCTCGCAGTATGGGAATCACGATCGAAGACTGA
- the rpsL gene encoding 30S ribosomal protein S12 has translation MPTINQLVRKPRKSKVTGSKSPALGKSYNSFKKSMTNVNSPQKRGVCTRVGTMTPKKPNSALRKYARVRLTNQLEVNAYIPGEGHNLQEHSVVLLRGGRVKDLPGVRYHIVRGALDTAGVTGRMQSRSMYGAKKPKVKKS, from the coding sequence ATGCCTACAATTAATCAATTGGTCCGTAAACCACGTAAATCAAAAGTGACGGGATCTAAATCACCAGCACTCGGAAAAAGCTATAACAGCTTCAAAAAGTCAATGACAAACGTAAACTCACCACAAAAAAGAGGTGTTTGTACGCGTGTTGGCACAATGACACCGAAAAAGCCAAACTCGGCTCTTCGTAAATATGCACGTGTACGCTTGACTAACCAATTGGAAGTCAATGCATACATCCCTGGTGAAGGCCACAACCTTCAAGAACACAGTGTTGTTCTACTTCGCGGAGGACGCGTAAAAGACTTACCAGGTGTTCGTTACCACATCGTTCGTGGAGCACTTGATACAGCTGGTGTAACTGGCCGTATGCAAAGCCGTTCTATGTACGGAGCTAAAAAACCTAAAGTTAAAAAAAGCTAA
- the rpoC gene encoding DNA-directed RNA polymerase subunit beta', which yields MIDVNNFEYMKIGLASSDKIRSWSYGEVKKPETINYRTLKPEKDGLFCERIFGPTKDWECHCGKYKRVRYKGVVCDRCGVEVTRQKVRRERMGHIELAAPVTHIWYFKGIPSRMGLILDMTPRALEEIIYFASYVVVDPADTPLERKQLLSEREYRIYREKYGSKFQALMGAEAIERLLAAIDLEKEMEFLKEELKTVQGQRRTRAIRRLEVVEAFRNSGNKPEWMVLEVLPVIPPELRPMVQLDGGRFATSDLNDLYRRVINRNNRLKRLLDLGAPGIIVQNEKRMLQEAVDALIDNGRRGRPVTGPGNRPLKSLSHMLKGKQGRFRQNLLGKRVDYSGRSVIVVGPNLKMYQCGLPKEMAIELFKPFVMKELVERGLAHNIKSAKRKIERLHSEVWDVLEEVIKEHPVLLNRAPTLHRLGIQAFEPILVEGRAITLHPLVCTAYNADFDGDQMAVHVPLSAEAQAEARLLMLAAQNILNPKDGKPVVTPSQDMVLGNYYLTLERKGASGEGTSFRDADEALIAYHNGFVHLHSRIAIQARSLNNPTFTEEQNAKLLITTVGKVIFNEILPKSFPYINEPSDFNLQIETPDKYFVSGTVNIKEHVAEQELIEPFKKKILGNIIAEIFKRFHITETSRMLDRMKNLGFKYSTRAGITIGISDIVVLPNKDDILHEAQAKVDKVLQQFRRGLITEEERYDRVISYWSHAKDVIQDKLMDSLDHSNPIYMMSDSGARGNASNFTQLAGMRGLMANPAGRIIELPIKSSFREGLTVLEYFISTHGARKGLADTALKTADSGYLTRRLVDVAQDVIVREDDCGTDRGLDIGALMDGTEVIEGLDERIEGRHTKKSIYHPETGALILKRDGLITADAARAILDAGLEQITIRSAFTCNTKHGVCKLCYGINLATGETVEVGEAVGIIAAQSIGEPGTQLTMRTFHTGGVAGSDITQGLPRIQEIFESRNPKGVAVISEIKGQIIEIDEIREGQKEITIEGEVETRKYLTPYNARLKVDVGDMIDRGEVITEGSIDPKELIVVKDVVTVQVYLLKEVQKVYRMQGVEIGDKHIEVMVRQMLRKVRIIEAGDTDLLPGSLLDIHQFSDANAEVLKVNKIPATCRPVILGITKASLETESFLSAASFQETTRVLTDAAIKGKTDELLGLKENVIIGKLVPAGTGMQRYRHIVMEQEKEKATTK from the coding sequence TTGATAGATGTAAACAATTTTGAGTATATGAAGATAGGGCTTGCTTCATCTGATAAGATCCGTTCATGGTCATATGGTGAAGTGAAAAAGCCGGAAACAATTAACTACCGAACATTGAAACCCGAAAAAGATGGTCTGTTCTGTGAACGTATTTTTGGACCTACAAAAGATTGGGAATGTCATTGCGGAAAGTATAAACGCGTTCGTTATAAAGGCGTCGTTTGTGACCGTTGTGGAGTAGAGGTGACGCGTCAAAAAGTCCGCCGTGAACGTATGGGACATATTGAACTAGCAGCTCCAGTTACACATATTTGGTACTTCAAAGGAATTCCAAGCCGAATGGGTCTTATCCTTGATATGACACCACGTGCTCTGGAGGAAATTATCTATTTCGCGTCTTATGTAGTCGTTGACCCTGCGGATACTCCGCTTGAAAGAAAGCAACTGCTTTCTGAACGGGAATACCGTATCTACCGCGAAAAGTATGGTTCTAAATTCCAAGCGCTCATGGGCGCTGAAGCAATTGAACGTCTTCTTGCAGCTATCGATCTTGAAAAAGAGATGGAGTTCTTGAAAGAAGAATTGAAAACAGTTCAAGGGCAACGTCGTACGCGTGCAATCAGGCGCCTAGAGGTTGTTGAAGCTTTCCGTAACTCGGGCAATAAGCCTGAATGGATGGTTCTTGAAGTGTTACCAGTCATCCCGCCGGAGCTTCGCCCGATGGTCCAACTTGATGGTGGACGATTTGCAACATCCGACTTGAACGACCTGTACCGAAGGGTCATCAACCGGAACAACAGATTGAAACGCCTATTAGATTTAGGAGCACCAGGAATCATTGTTCAGAATGAGAAGCGGATGCTGCAAGAAGCAGTCGATGCGCTCATCGATAATGGTCGTCGTGGCCGTCCGGTTACAGGACCTGGTAACCGTCCATTGAAATCCCTTTCTCATATGTTGAAAGGTAAGCAAGGACGTTTCCGTCAAAACTTACTAGGAAAACGTGTTGACTATTCTGGTCGTTCCGTTATCGTCGTAGGACCTAACCTGAAAATGTATCAGTGTGGTCTGCCGAAAGAGATGGCGATTGAACTGTTTAAACCGTTTGTTATGAAAGAACTCGTTGAACGAGGTCTTGCGCACAACATTAAGAGTGCCAAACGTAAAATTGAACGCCTCCATTCAGAAGTTTGGGACGTTCTTGAAGAAGTCATCAAGGAGCATCCGGTCTTATTGAACCGTGCCCCGACTCTTCACCGACTTGGTATTCAAGCATTCGAACCAATCCTTGTAGAAGGACGTGCGATTACGCTTCACCCACTGGTTTGTACAGCTTATAACGCTGACTTTGATGGTGACCAAATGGCAGTCCACGTTCCGTTATCCGCAGAAGCACAAGCGGAAGCGCGTCTACTTATGCTAGCAGCACAAAACATTTTGAACCCGAAAGACGGAAAACCAGTCGTTACGCCTTCTCAGGATATGGTTTTAGGAAACTATTACCTTACACTGGAACGTAAAGGCGCGTCAGGAGAAGGTACTTCATTCCGTGATGCGGATGAAGCACTAATTGCTTATCATAACGGTTTCGTGCATCTTCATTCACGTATCGCTATTCAGGCAAGATCTTTGAATAATCCTACTTTCACTGAGGAACAGAATGCAAAACTTCTTATAACGACAGTCGGAAAAGTGATTTTCAACGAGATTCTGCCGAAATCGTTCCCGTATATTAACGAACCGTCAGACTTCAACTTGCAAATTGAAACACCAGACAAGTATTTTGTATCTGGAACTGTCAATATAAAAGAGCATGTTGCTGAACAGGAACTAATTGAACCGTTTAAGAAAAAAATCCTTGGAAATATCATTGCGGAGATCTTCAAACGTTTCCATATTACAGAAACGTCAAGAATGCTTGACCGCATGAAAAATCTTGGATTCAAATATTCTACTCGTGCAGGAATTACAATTGGTATATCCGACATTGTCGTTCTACCTAATAAAGATGATATCTTGCATGAAGCACAAGCAAAAGTGGATAAAGTGTTACAACAGTTCCGTCGTGGTCTCATTACAGAGGAAGAGCGATATGATCGCGTTATCTCTTACTGGAGCCATGCTAAGGATGTAATCCAAGACAAACTAATGGACTCACTTGACCACTCAAACCCGATTTATATGATGAGTGACTCGGGTGCCCGGGGTAACGCGTCAAACTTTACGCAGCTTGCTGGTATGCGTGGTCTGATGGCCAATCCGGCCGGTCGAATCATTGAACTACCAATCAAATCGTCATTCCGTGAAGGTCTGACAGTGCTTGAGTACTTCATCTCAACACACGGTGCTCGTAAAGGACTTGCGGATACTGCTCTTAAGACAGCCGACTCAGGTTACTTGACACGTCGACTTGTCGATGTTGCACAAGACGTAATTGTCCGTGAAGATGATTGTGGTACAGATCGCGGATTGGATATCGGAGCACTTATGGATGGAACGGAAGTAATCGAAGGTCTAGATGAACGTATCGAAGGCCGTCACACGAAGAAATCGATTTATCATCCTGAAACAGGCGCTTTGATTCTTAAACGAGATGGCTTGATTACTGCTGATGCAGCTCGTGCCATTTTGGATGCGGGACTTGAACAAATAACAATTCGTTCTGCGTTCACATGTAATACGAAACACGGCGTTTGTAAATTATGTTACGGCATTAACTTGGCAACAGGTGAAACAGTCGAGGTTGGTGAAGCGGTTGGTATTATCGCTGCACAATCTATCGGTGAGCCGGGTACACAGCTTACAATGCGTACGTTCCATACAGGTGGAGTTGCAGGGTCCGACATAACACAAGGTCTTCCACGTATCCAGGAAATTTTCGAATCGCGTAATCCTAAAGGGGTTGCAGTTATTTCGGAAATCAAAGGTCAAATCATTGAAATTGATGAAATACGTGAAGGTCAGAAAGAAATTACGATTGAAGGCGAAGTAGAAACGCGGAAATATCTGACGCCATACAACGCCCGTCTTAAAGTTGATGTCGGTGATATGATTGACCGAGGTGAAGTCATAACAGAAGGTTCTATCGATCCGAAAGAACTGATTGTTGTTAAAGACGTCGTTACCGTTCAAGTCTATCTCTTGAAAGAAGTTCAAAAAGTTTACCGTATGCAGGGTGTTGAAATCGGTGATAAGCACATTGAAGTAATGGTTCGCCAAATGCTTCGTAAAGTGCGCATCATCGAAGCAGGGGACACGGATCTATTGCCAGGTTCACTACTCGACATTCACCAATTCTCAGATGCGAATGCGGAAGTACTTAAAGTCAATAAAATTCCAGCGACTTGTCGTCCTGTTATTCTCGGTATTACGAAAGCTTCACTTGAAACGGAATCCTTCTTATCAGCAGCATCATTCCAAGAGACAACTCGTGTCTTGACAGATGCAGCTATTAAAGGGAAAACGGACGAGTTACTAGGCTTGAAAGAAAACGTTATTATCGGGAAACTTGTTCCAGCTGGAACAGGAATGCAGCGTTACCGTCATATTGTAATGGAACAAGAAAAAGAAAAAGCTACAACTAAGTAA
- the rpoB gene encoding DNA-directed RNA polymerase subunit beta: protein MTGHLVQYGQHRQRRSFARISEVLDLPNLIEIQTASYEWFLEEGLLDMFRDISPIQDFTGNLSLEFIDYTLGDPKYPVEESKERDVTFAAPLRVKVRLHNKETEEVKEQDVFMGDFPLMTENGTFVINGAERVIVSQLVRSPSVYYSDKTDKNGKRGFGATVIPNRGAWLEYETDAKDVVHVRIDRTRKLPVTVLLRALGFSSDQEIIDLIGDNEYLRNTLEKDNTESSEKALLEIYERLRPGEPPTLDSAKNLLFSRFFDAKRYDLANVGRYKMNKKLHAQNRLFNQVVAETLVDPETGEILLEKDQLIDRRALDRLLPHLEKGIGFEEITHASGVLDEKITIQSIKIYSPKSEEKQVINVISNAYVDDSIKHVTPADIVASISYFFNLLHGVGNTDDIDHLGNRRLRSVGELLQNQFRIGLSRMERVVKERMSINDTQSIVPQQLINIRPVIASIKEFFGSSQLSQFMDQTNPLAELTHKRRLSALGPGGLTRERAGMEVRDVHYSHYGRMCPIETPEGPNIGLINSLSTFAKVNKFGFIETPYRKVDPISGRVTSRIDYLTADVEDNYVVAQANAILAEDGSFVSEGVVGRFQGDNTVFKREQIDYMDVSPKQVVSAATACIPFLENDDSNRALMGANMQRQAVPLLNPESPFVGTGMEHISARDSGAAVLAKFDGIVEHVEAREIRVRRIETVDGKEVKGDLTIYRLENFIRSNQGTCYNQRPICSVGDRVKPLDILADGPSMEQGELALGRNVLMAFMTWDGYNYEDAIIMSERLVKDDVYTSVHIEEYESEARDTKLGPEEITRDIPNVGEDSLRNLDDRGIIRIGAEVRDGDILVGKVTPKGVTELTAEERLLHAIFGEKAREVRDTSLKVPHGAGGIVLDVKVFNREDGDELPPGVNQLVRAYIVQKRKISVGDKMAGRHGNKGVISRILPEADMPYLPDGTPIDLMLNPLGVPSRMNIGQVLEMHLGMASRTLGIHMASPVFDGANEQDVWETMEEAGMDRDGKTILYDGRSGEAFDNRVSVGVMYIIKLAHMVDDKLHARSTGPYSLVTQQPLGGKAQFGGQRFGEMEVWALEAYGAAYTLQEILTVKSDDVVGRVKTYEAIVKGESVPQPGVPESFKVLIKELQSLGLDVKMLSIDFEEIELRDLDEDDDMQPTDALNLIKENQPV from the coding sequence TTGACAGGTCATTTAGTTCAGTATGGTCAACACCGTCAGCGGAGAAGTTTCGCACGGATCAGCGAAGTGCTCGATCTGCCGAATCTGATTGAAATCCAGACGGCATCTTATGAGTGGTTCTTAGAAGAAGGACTGCTGGATATGTTCCGCGATATTTCTCCGATTCAAGACTTTACGGGAAATCTATCGTTGGAGTTCATCGATTATACTCTTGGGGATCCTAAATACCCTGTAGAGGAATCGAAAGAGCGTGATGTAACGTTTGCAGCGCCGCTACGTGTAAAAGTTCGTCTCCACAATAAAGAGACGGAAGAAGTAAAAGAGCAAGATGTCTTTATGGGTGATTTCCCGCTCATGACAGAAAATGGTACATTTGTTATTAATGGTGCGGAGAGGGTAATTGTCTCCCAGCTCGTCCGGTCTCCAAGTGTTTATTACAGTGATAAAACGGACAAAAACGGTAAACGTGGTTTCGGTGCAACTGTTATTCCGAATCGCGGTGCTTGGCTTGAGTATGAAACAGATGCAAAAGATGTTGTTCACGTCCGCATTGATCGGACACGTAAGTTGCCAGTTACAGTACTCCTTCGTGCACTCGGATTCTCATCCGACCAGGAAATCATTGATTTAATCGGTGATAATGAGTATTTGCGCAACACACTTGAAAAGGACAACACTGAAAGCTCTGAAAAAGCATTGCTTGAGATATACGAACGTCTTCGTCCAGGTGAGCCACCAACACTAGATAGCGCGAAGAACCTTTTGTTCTCACGATTTTTTGATGCAAAACGGTATGATTTAGCGAATGTAGGTCGCTATAAGATGAATAAGAAGCTTCATGCACAAAATCGCTTGTTCAACCAGGTTGTCGCTGAAACACTTGTCGACCCTGAAACTGGTGAAATTCTGCTTGAAAAAGACCAACTCATCGATCGCCGTGCATTGGACCGTCTTCTTCCGCATTTGGAAAAAGGAATCGGTTTCGAAGAGATCACTCATGCAAGTGGAGTTCTTGACGAAAAAATAACAATCCAGTCCATCAAAATTTATTCTCCGAAAAGTGAAGAAAAACAAGTAATCAACGTAATATCGAACGCGTATGTCGATGATTCTATCAAGCATGTAACGCCGGCAGATATCGTTGCTTCAATTAGTTATTTCTTCAACCTTCTTCATGGTGTGGGTAACACGGATGATATCGATCATCTCGGTAACCGTCGTCTACGTTCAGTGGGTGAACTTCTTCAAAACCAGTTCCGTATCGGGCTTTCTCGTATGGAACGTGTCGTAAAAGAACGTATGTCCATTAATGATACGCAGTCAATCGTACCGCAACAGCTGATTAATATTCGCCCCGTTATCGCATCTATTAAAGAGTTCTTTGGTAGTTCTCAACTTTCTCAGTTCATGGATCAGACGAATCCGCTTGCCGAATTAACACATAAACGCAGGCTGTCTGCACTTGGACCTGGTGGTTTGACAAGGGAACGTGCAGGAATGGAAGTACGTGACGTGCATTACTCCCATTACGGACGTATGTGTCCAATTGAAACACCAGAGGGACCGAATATCGGACTGATTAACTCACTCTCTACGTTTGCGAAAGTGAATAAGTTCGGATTTATTGAAACGCCATATCGAAAAGTTGATCCTATCTCTGGTCGGGTCACTTCTAGAATCGATTACTTGACTGCGGATGTAGAAGATAATTACGTCGTAGCACAAGCAAACGCAATACTTGCTGAAGATGGTTCTTTTGTTAGTGAAGGAGTCGTCGGTCGTTTCCAAGGGGATAACACTGTCTTTAAACGCGAACAAATTGACTACATGGACGTTTCGCCTAAACAAGTAGTTTCTGCGGCAACAGCATGTATTCCATTCCTTGAGAATGATGACTCGAACCGTGCCCTTATGGGAGCGAACATGCAACGTCAAGCAGTCCCTCTTCTCAATCCGGAATCACCTTTCGTAGGAACTGGTATGGAACACATATCAGCACGCGATTCAGGTGCAGCTGTACTTGCGAAGTTTGATGGAATTGTCGAACATGTCGAGGCTAGAGAAATTCGTGTTCGTCGTATTGAAACAGTTGATGGAAAAGAAGTAAAAGGCGATCTTACAATATACCGTCTTGAAAACTTTATCCGTTCGAACCAAGGGACATGTTATAACCAACGTCCAATTTGTAGTGTAGGGGATCGCGTTAAACCTCTTGATATTCTTGCAGATGGTCCTTCAATGGAGCAAGGAGAGCTAGCGCTTGGTCGTAACGTTCTGATGGCATTTATGACATGGGACGGCTACAACTATGAAGATGCAATAATCATGAGCGAACGTCTTGTGAAAGATGATGTCTATACTTCGGTCCATATCGAAGAATACGAATCTGAAGCGAGAGATACGAAACTTGGTCCTGAAGAAATTACGCGCGACATTCCGAACGTTGGTGAAGATTCGCTTCGTAACTTGGACGACCGTGGAATTATTCGTATCGGAGCCGAAGTTCGTGATGGTGATATTCTTGTTGGGAAAGTGACTCCGAAAGGCGTAACTGAACTGACTGCTGAAGAAAGACTTTTACATGCTATTTTTGGTGAAAAAGCACGTGAAGTCCGTGATACATCCCTCAAAGTACCGCATGGCGCGGGTGGGATCGTTCTAGATGTGAAAGTATTTAATCGTGAAGATGGCGATGAATTGCCACCGGGCGTTAACCAATTGGTCCGCGCATACATCGTTCAAAAACGGAAAATTTCCGTTGGGGACAAAATGGCTGGACGTCACGGAAACAAAGGGGTTATTTCCCGCATCTTACCTGAAGCGGATATGCCTTATTTACCGGACGGCACACCAATTGACCTCATGCTTAACCCGCTTGGTGTTCCATCACGTATGAACATCGGACAGGTTCTTGAAATGCATCTTGGCATGGCATCTCGTACTCTCGGCATCCATATGGCGTCTCCTGTATTTGATGGGGCGAACGAACAGGATGTTTGGGAAACGATGGAAGAAGCCGGGATGGATCGTGACGGAAAAACTATTCTGTATGACGGTCGTTCAGGAGAAGCTTTCGATAACCGTGTATCAGTCGGTGTCATGTATATTATCAAACTGGCCCACATGGTCGACGATAAACTTCACGCCCGTTCAACAGGACCATACTCTCTCGTCACACAGCAACCACTGGGCGGTAAAGCTCAGTTCGGTGGGCAACGTTTCGGTGAGATGGAAGTGTGGGCACTCGAAGCCTATGGGGCAGCTTATACGCTTCAAGAGATTCTGACTGTGAAGTCGGATGACGTCGTAGGACGCGTGAAGACGTACGAAGCGATTGTTAAAGGTGAAAGTGTTCCACAACCAGGTGTTCCAGAATCCTTTAAAGTTCTTATAAAAGAACTTCAAAGTCTTGGTTTGGATGTTAAGATGCTATCGATTGATTTTGAAGAAATCGAGTTACGCGATCTTGATGAAGACGATGATATGCAACCAACAGATGCTTTGAATCTTATAAAAGAAAATCAGCCTGTTTGA
- the rplJ gene encoding 50S ribosomal protein L10 produces MSTVLEAKQAVVGEITDKLKSAASVVVVDYRGLTVGQVTELRKQLREAGIDFKVYKNSMSRRAAEAAGLEGLNEHLTGPNAIAFSNEDVVAPAKILNDFAKKNDKLEIKAGVIEGLLASEADIKALAELPSREGLLSMLLSVLQAPMRNFALATKAVAEQKEEQGA; encoded by the coding sequence ATGAGCACAGTATTAGAAGCTAAACAAGCAGTAGTTGGTGAAATTACTGATAAGTTGAAATCAGCAGCATCTGTTGTTGTTGTCGACTACCGTGGTCTGACTGTAGGTCAAGTTACGGAACTTCGTAAACAACTTCGTGAAGCAGGTATCGACTTCAAAGTTTATAAAAACTCGATGTCACGCCGTGCTGCTGAAGCTGCAGGACTTGAAGGGTTGAACGAACATCTAACAGGCCCTAATGCGATTGCATTTTCAAACGAAGACGTTGTTGCTCCTGCAAAAATCCTTAACGATTTTGCAAAGAAAAACGATAAGCTTGAAATTAAAGCTGGCGTAATCGAAGGTCTACTTGCATCAGAAGCAGACATTAAAGCATTGGCGGAACTTCCGTCACGCGAAGGTCTACTATCTATGCTTCTCAGCGTACTTCAAGCTCCAATGCGCAACTTTGCGCTTGCAACAAAAGCAGTTGCAGAGCAAAAAGAAGAACAAGGCGCTTAA
- the rplL gene encoding 50S ribosomal protein L7/L12 — MTKENILEAIKEMTVLELNDLVKAIEEEFGVTAAAPVAMAGAGAAAEEEQTEFEVILTAAGQEKIKVIKAVREITGLGLKEAKAVVDEAPKAIKEGVTKDEAEEIKAKLEAVGASVEVK; from the coding sequence ATGACTAAAGAAAACATCCTTGAAGCGATCAAAGAAATGACAGTACTTGAACTAAACGACCTTGTAAAAGCAATCGAAGAAGAGTTTGGCGTAACTGCTGCTGCACCTGTTGCAATGGCTGGTGCTGGTGCTGCTGCTGAAGAAGAGCAAACTGAATTCGAAGTAATTCTTACTGCTGCTGGACAAGAAAAAATCAAAGTTATCAAAGCAGTTCGCGAAATTACAGGCCTTGGCTTGAAAGAAGCGAAAGCAGTTGTTGATGAAGCTCCAAAAGCAATCAAAGAAGGCGTAACTAAAGATGAAGCTGAAGAAATCAAAGCGAAGCTTGAAGCTGTAGGCGCAAGCGTCGAAGTTAAGTAA
- a CDS encoding class I SAM-dependent methyltransferase: protein MSEHYYSENPKVKSDPKEWSAELRGKTFRFKTDAGVFSKGEVDFGSQLLAEAFVLPETEGLILDIGCGYGPIGLSIAASFPERSVHMVDVNERALALAAHNAKQNGISNAEIYPSDALSDVTAEGFAAILTNPPIRAGKETVFKFYEGAFSKLKVGGELWIVIQKKQGAPSTIDCLTGLFGNVETVVKKKGYYILRVEKN from the coding sequence ATGTCTGAACATTACTACTCGGAAAATCCGAAAGTGAAGAGTGATCCAAAAGAATGGTCTGCAGAGTTACGCGGAAAAACATTTCGATTTAAAACGGATGCTGGCGTGTTTAGTAAAGGTGAAGTGGATTTCGGTTCGCAACTTTTAGCTGAGGCTTTTGTCTTGCCGGAAACGGAAGGTTTAATTCTCGATATTGGTTGTGGGTATGGTCCAATTGGTTTATCGATTGCCGCATCTTTTCCGGAACGGAGCGTTCACATGGTCGACGTGAATGAACGTGCACTCGCTCTTGCTGCGCATAATGCAAAACAAAACGGCATTTCAAATGCAGAGATTTATCCAAGTGATGCATTATCCGATGTCACGGCAGAGGGGTTTGCTGCAATTTTGACGAATCCGCCTATCCGTGCAGGAAAAGAGACGGTATTCAAATTTTACGAAGGCGCTTTTTCGAAACTTAAAGTTGGCGGTGAGTTGTGGATCGTCATTCAAAAGAAACAGGGTGCACCTTCGACGATAGATTGTTTAACAGGGCTTTTCGGCAATGTTGAGACAGTCGTTAAGAAGAAGGGTTATTATATTTTAAGAGTCGAAAAAAATTGA
- the rplA gene encoding 50S ribosomal protein L1, translating into MAKKGKKFTEAAKLVEHMKAYGATEAIELAKKTSTVNFDATVEVAFRLGIDTRKNDQQIRGAVVLPNGTGKTQRVLVFAKGEKLKEAEAAGADYAGDAEYIAKIQSGWFDFDVIVATPDMMGEVGKIGRVLGPKGLMPNPKTGTVTFDVAKAVAEIKAGKVEYRADKAGIIHAPIGKVSFDDAKLAENFATVFETVLKAKPATAKGTYMKSVNITTTMGPSVKVDPSSVAVNK; encoded by the coding sequence ATGGCTAAAAAAGGTAAAAAGTTCACAGAAGCTGCAAAGCTAGTTGAACACATGAAAGCATACGGCGCTACTGAAGCGATCGAACTTGCGAAAAAAACAAGCACAGTTAATTTCGACGCAACTGTCGAAGTTGCATTCCGTCTTGGAATCGACACTCGTAAAAATGACCAACAAATCCGTGGGGCAGTAGTACTTCCAAACGGTACTGGTAAAACTCAACGCGTTCTCGTTTTTGCTAAAGGCGAAAAACTTAAAGAAGCTGAAGCTGCTGGTGCAGACTATGCAGGCGATGCTGAATATATCGCTAAAATTCAATCAGGTTGGTTTGACTTTGACGTTATCGTTGCAACTCCTGACATGATGGGTGAAGTAGGGAAAATTGGTCGTGTTCTTGGACCAAAAGGACTTATGCCTAACCCGAAAACAGGTACAGTAACATTTGACGTAGCGAAAGCTGTAGCAGAAATCAAAGCAGGTAAAGTTGAATACCGTGCGGACAAAGCTGGAATCATCCACGCTCCAATCGGAAAAGTTTCATTCGACGATGCTAAACTTGCGGAAAACTTCGCAACTGTTTTTGAAACTGTTCTTAAAGCGAAACCAGCTACTGCAAAAGGAACATACATGAAGTCGGTTAACATTACGACGACAATGGGTCCTTCTGTAAAAGTTGATCCTTCAAGCGTAGCAGTAAATAAATAA